From the genome of Glycine max cultivar Williams 82 chromosome 2, Glycine_max_v4.0, whole genome shotgun sequence, one region includes:
- the LOC100794903 gene encoding GBF-interacting protein 1-like — MSGAGFRASIPSSVRRTIQNIKEITGNHSEEDVYAMLKECSMDPNETTQKLLLQDTFHEVKRKKDRRKENLNNRESVEPRWRPGTLGRGARGGRGNFSPHNASHDAAGSKNSGTGKDNGTPQATEKVVPPLSASQEKISKEKSSGTSSVPINANGPTSVTSGTTSGTSPSPSSAGTGDRLGPSSCDINNLNSALPSDSSNKVATVASGSGSMLSSSNHPASGPASSSAAHFSSSDPVLVPSDDLWFPGAVGAVGAIRCEVGNLHPPGELRAVSSAENKLTAASETGSSSVQGKIQGKSQGAAKNHVTEMSSTSTVTHSSPSTSRPSSNYSSRSQQLVGPQKAGSNKEWKPKPTNTINQGSGPASASEVLVSVDSTGQLQSASSALNSEEATSKLQRKLEDFHLPQRQHVILPNHIIVPDSEKNKFSFGSLGVALGVNTSYVSGPESEKSSTPVSETSQTVEETVEEQDSSQNAAVISEVGDYPDHPQSPTNGAENLSSSEVDGSSSAIQEHNESKQDTALPSGGHQYSGVLTSPNYSFGFVPPVLGTQLTQFDNSESQTRDASRLPSFIVHQQLDPASYYAQFYRTGADSDGRLSPFSSAGANTKYNGNVTVLPAPTSQSPQEGVVLSTTGPTPLVTQAAGPMQSSIAVTQQPVPVFRPSGVHISHYPPNYIPYAPYFSPFYVSPPAIHQFMGNGAFPQQPQAGTVYPPPPAVAPTGMKYPLPQFKPGANAANPTHLVMPSAYGVYGSSAAGYNHNSAAAAGNSTSNEDLGSSQFKESNVYISGQQSEGSAVWMAAPGRDITSLPTSTFYNLPPQGQHVTFAPTQAGHGTFAGMYHPAQAVTAAAVHPLLQQSQTLAGAVDMVGPGGNVYQQPQHSQINWPSNY; from the exons AATCTTAACAACAGGGAATCTGTGGAGCCACGCTGGAGGCCTGGTACCCTAGGGCGGGGAGCTAGGGGTGGTCGGGGAAATTTTTCACCTCATAATGCATCACATG ATGCTGCTGGTAGCAAGAATTCTGGTACAGGAAAAGATAATGGAACTCCACAAGCAACTGAGAAAGTTGTGCCACCTTTGTCAGCTTCTCAAGAGAAAATATCTAAAGAAAAAAGTTCTGGAACAAG CTCTGTACCCATTAATGCCAATGGTCCGACAAGCGTAACTTCTGGAACTACTAGTGGTACTAGTCCTTCCCCTTCATCTGCTGGAACTGGAGACAGATTGGGTCCATCTTCTTGCGatattaataatttgaataGTGCTTTGCCTTCTGATAGTTCAAATAAAGTTGCAACAGTTGCTTCAGGAAGTGGATCAATGCTTTCCTCCAGTAACCACCCTGCATCTGGACCAGCATCTTCATCGGCTGCCCATTTCTCTTCTTCAGACCCAGTACTGGTTCCATCTGATGATTTATGGTTTCCTGGTGCTGTTGGTGCTGTTGGTGCAATTAGATGTGAAGTGGGAAACTTACACCCTCCTGGGGAATTACGTGCTGTTAGCTCTGCTGAGAACAAATTAACTGCTG CTTCTGAGACTGGTAGCTCTTCTGTGCAAGGAAAGATTCAAGGCAAATCCCAGGGAGCAGCAAAGAATCATGTTACTGAGATGTCATCCACTTCAACAGTAACTCACAGTAGCCCTTCAACTAGTAGACCTTCCTCTAATTACAGTAGCCGATCACAACAATTAGTTGGCCCTCAAAAAG CTGGTTCTAATAAGGAGTGGAAACCAAAGCCAACAAATACGATTAATCAGGGTTCTGGACCAGCTAGTGCATCTGAGGTTCTTGTTTCAGTTGACTCAACTGGGCAGTTACAATCTGCATCTAGTGCTCTTAACTCTGAAGAAGCTACTTCAAAACTGCAGAGGAAGCTGGAGGATTTTCATCTTCCACAGCGTCAACATGTTATACTTCCAAACCATATCATTGTGCCTGATTCTGAAAAGAACAAGTTTAGCTTTGGAAGTTTGGGAGTTGCTTTGGGAGTTAATACAAGCTATGTAAGTGGCCCAGAGAGCGAAAAGAGTTCTACACCTGTTTCTGAAACATCTCAGACTGTTGAAGAAACTGTGGAGGAGCAGGATTCCAG TCAAAATGCTGCGGTTATTTCTGAGGTTGGAGATTATCCTGACCATCCACAATCACCCACTAATGGAGCTGAGAATTTGTCATCCAGTGAGGTTGATGGCTCATCCAGTGCTATTCAAGAGCATAACGAGTCCAAGCAAGACACTGCTTTGCCATCTGGAGGTCATCAGTACTCAGGGGTACTTACTTCTCCAAACTACAGTTTTGGATTCGTGCCCCCAGTGTTGGGTACTCAGCTAACACAGTTTGACAATTCTGAGTCTCAAACACGTGATGCTTCCcggcttccaagttttatt GTTCATCAACAATTGGATCCGGCTAGTTACTATGCCCAGTTTTACCGCACAGGTGCTGATAGTGACGGTCGCCTTTCACCTTTTTCTTCTGCTGGGGCTAACACCAAGTACAATGGCAATGTTACAGTGCTTCCTGCTCCAACTTCTCAATCTCCTCAAGAG GGAGTTGTCTTGTCCACCACAGGTCCAACACCACTTGTGACTCAAGCTGCTGGGCCAATGCAAAGCTCAATAGCTGTTACTCAACAGCCTGTCCCTGTCTTTCGACCTAGTGGGGTGCATATATCCCATTACCCTCCTAACTACATTCCTTATGCTCCCTATTTTTCCCCATTTTATGTCTCACCTCCAGCAATCCACCAATTTATGGGTAATGGTGCATTTCCTCAACAACCACAGGCCGGCACTGTATATCCCCCTCCCCCAGCTGTTGCTCCCACAGGAATGAAATATCCTCTTCCACAATTCAAACCTGGTGCAAATGCAGCAAACCCAACTCACCTTGTAATGCCAAGTGCCTATGGTGTATATGGCTCCTCTGCAGCTGGTTACAATCATAATTCTGCAGCTGCTGCAGGGAATTCAACCTCCAATGAGGATCTTGGTTCCTCTCAGTTCAAGGAAAGCAATGTGTACATCAGTGGACAGCAG AGCGAAGGTTCAGCGGTGTGGATGGCTGCACCTGGCCGAGACATTACCAGTTTGCCCACTAGTACATTCTACAACCTCCCTCCTCAGGGTCAGCATGTGACTTTTGCCCCAACTCAGGCTGGCCATGGCACCTTTGCGGGCATGTATCACCCTGCACAAGCAGTGACGGCGGCAGCAGTTCATCCACTGCTACAACAATCCCAGACATTGGCTGGAGCAGTTGATATGGTAGGACCTGGAGGCAATGTTTATCAGCAGCCTCAGCACTCACAAATCAATTGGCCGAGCAACTACTGA